A genomic stretch from Corynebacterium terpenotabidum Y-11 includes:
- a CDS encoding DUF2469 domain-containing protein — protein MSAEDLEDYEANVELSMYREYRDVVSQFSYVVETERRFYLANAVELIPRETGGEVYYEVRMSDAWVWDMYRPARFVRYVRVITYKDVNIEELDKPDLRLPE, from the coding sequence GTGAGTGCCGAGGATCTTGAGGACTACGAAGCCAACGTCGAGCTGTCCATGTACCGCGAGTACCGTGACGTGGTCAGCCAGTTCAGCTACGTTGTCGAGACGGAGCGGCGCTTTTACCTCGCCAATGCGGTGGAGTTGATCCCGCGGGAGACCGGGGGAGAGGTTTACTACGAGGTGCGGATGTCGGACGCCTGGGTGTGGGACATGTACCGGCCGGCGCGGTTCGTCCGCTACGTCCGCGTGATCACCTACAAGGACGTCAACATCGAGGAACTCGACAAGCCGGATCTTCGGCTGCCGGAGTAG
- a CDS encoding ribonuclease HII, protein MTTTQDARPVRSMPEGRTLEWAAHKAGLGPVVGVDEAGRGACCGPVTVAACVLPPGPLPELDGLTDSKKLTPKRRDALFDVIRDVAVDCSVVHIPASYVDTWGIQHANLGGMRRAVARLEVRPGYILTDAMKVDGFTAPHLPVVKGDLICRCISAASVLAKVSRDRLMVELDGRFPGYGLAGHKGYGTAAHMESVCLLGGTPEHRYTYSNVAAAHARWLHAAQQTQQQTQQKG, encoded by the coding sequence ATGACGACGACGCAGGATGCGCGTCCGGTGCGCTCCATGCCGGAGGGTCGCACCCTGGAATGGGCGGCGCACAAGGCAGGTCTCGGACCGGTTGTGGGTGTGGACGAGGCCGGCCGTGGGGCCTGTTGCGGTCCGGTGACGGTCGCCGCCTGCGTCCTCCCGCCCGGGCCGCTGCCCGAACTTGATGGTCTGACCGATTCGAAGAAGCTCACCCCGAAGCGTCGGGACGCGCTGTTCGACGTCATCCGGGACGTTGCGGTGGACTGTTCCGTGGTGCATATCCCGGCGTCCTACGTGGACACCTGGGGCATCCAGCACGCCAATCTCGGTGGGATGCGTCGGGCGGTGGCCAGGCTCGAGGTGCGTCCCGGGTACATCCTTACCGACGCGATGAAGGTCGACGGGTTCACCGCGCCGCACCTTCCGGTGGTCAAAGGGGACCTCATCTGCCGGTGTATTTCGGCGGCCAGCGTGCTCGCCAAGGTCAGCCGGGACCGGCTGATGGTGGAGCTCGACGGGCGATTCCCTGGGTACGGGTTGGCCGGGCACAAGGGCTATGGAACGGCCGCGCACATGGAGTCGGTGTGCCTCCTCGGTGGGACGCCGGAGCACCGTTACACTTACTCCAACGTCGCCGCCGCACATGCGCGGTGGCTCCATGCAGCGCAGCAGACACAGCAGCAGACACAGCAGAAGGGGTGA
- the lepB gene encoding signal peptidase I: MTEREKVAARRRADEERRGKKKTYPWWVEFPIILVVALALLALFNTFVGRLYQIPSESMEPTLHGCEGCTGDRIFVNKLAYEFGRSPEPGDVVVFVGPDSWNDSYVSQRSDNSITRGIQTALSYIGILAPDENTLVKRVIATGGQTVQCLEGDPGIMVDGREVDSSYIQDPAVYPVDPVTGSDACGGAYFGPVTVPDDSLWVMGDNRTNSGDSRYHLGDELQGTVPVDNVVGKVEAKVWPLSRIGGVDDPDIQK, translated from the coding sequence CTGACGGAGCGGGAGAAGGTCGCTGCCCGGCGTCGGGCGGACGAGGAGCGCCGCGGGAAGAAGAAGACATACCCCTGGTGGGTCGAGTTCCCGATCATCCTCGTCGTCGCCCTGGCCCTGCTGGCCCTGTTCAACACCTTCGTCGGCAGGCTCTACCAGATTCCCTCGGAGTCCATGGAGCCCACCTTGCACGGCTGTGAGGGGTGTACCGGCGACCGCATTTTCGTCAACAAGCTGGCCTACGAGTTCGGACGCAGCCCCGAACCCGGCGATGTCGTCGTCTTCGTCGGACCCGACTCCTGGAACGACTCCTATGTCTCCCAGCGTTCCGACAACAGCATCACGCGCGGTATCCAGACCGCCCTGTCCTACATCGGGATTCTCGCGCCGGATGAGAACACACTGGTCAAGCGGGTGATCGCCACCGGTGGTCAGACCGTGCAGTGCCTGGAGGGGGATCCCGGCATCATGGTGGACGGGCGGGAGGTCGACAGTTCCTACATCCAGGATCCGGCGGTCTACCCGGTCGATCCGGTCACCGGCTCGGACGCCTGCGGTGGTGCCTACTTCGGCCCGGTCACCGTCCCGGACGACAGTCTCTGGGTGATGGGTGACAACCGCACCAACTCCGGGGATTCCCGCTACCACCTCGGCGATGAGCTGCAGGGGACGGTTCCGGTGGACAATGTCGTGGGCAAGGTGGAGGCGAAGGTGTGGCCGCTGAGCAGGATCGGCGGCGTGGACGACCCCGACATCCAGAAGTGA
- the rplS gene encoding 50S ribosomal protein L19, with amino-acid sequence MHILDKVDAAQLRSDVPDFRPGDTLDVHVKVIEGSKSRIQVFRGVVIRRQNSGIRETFTVRKVSFGIGVERTFPVHSPNIDHIDVLTRGKVRRAKLYYLRELRGKKAKIKERR; translated from the coding sequence ATGCACATTCTCGACAAGGTCGATGCCGCCCAGCTGCGGTCCGACGTCCCGGACTTCCGCCCCGGCGACACCCTCGACGTCCACGTCAAGGTCATCGAGGGCTCCAAGAGCCGTATCCAGGTGTTCCGCGGCGTGGTCATCCGTCGTCAGAACTCCGGCATCCGCGAGACCTTCACCGTCCGTAAGGTCTCCTTCGGTATCGGTGTGGAGCGTACCTTCCCGGTCCACTCCCCGAACATCGACCACATCGACGTTCTCACCCGCGGTAAGGTGCGTCGCGCCAAGCTGTACTACCTGCGCGAACTGCGCGGCAAGAAGGCGAAGATCAAGGAGCGCCGCTAG
- a CDS encoding Tex family protein — translation MTVRDINGQTTTAATIAATIAAELGVAVTQVTATVGLLDDGNTVPFIARYRKEVTGGLDDAQLRTLETRLTYLRELEARKATVLAAIEEQGKLTDELRDQILRCETKARLEDLYLPFRSTRRTKATIAREAGLEPLVEALLGDCHTDPAELAASYITEGFDDAKAVLTGARSIVLEEIATDADLVGEVRERFYATGSMTAGVVAGKEASADAQKFRDYFDFSESFTELPSHRILALLRGEGEGVLQLTLDPGDDEIYQGMIAMARGLEPKGDAADRFRAECVRFGWRTKLQVSSGVDVRTRLKEKADAGAVDVFARNLRDLLLAAPAGQRATLGLDPGYAHGVKCAVVDPTGKVLDTVVIYPHQPRNRWSESVDVLARLCATHNVDLMAVGNGTASRETEKLAREIADKVSAATGSRPTPVVVSEAGASVYSASELAAEEFPDMDVALRGAVSIARRLQDPLAELVKIDPKSIGVGQYQHDVNQVMLADSLDSVVEDAVNSVGVDVNTASAPLLRRVAGITATLAENIVHHREANGAFTSRRQLKDVPRLGPKAFEQCAGFLRIHGAADPLDASAVHPEAYPLVRKITGATGVAVADLVGNTRVLASLRPADFADDTFGVPTVTDVLAELDKPGRDPRPEFRTAELKEGIEKISDLAPGMVLEGTVTNVAAFGAFIDVGVHQDGLVHVSAMSDKFVKDPHEVVRSGQVVKVKVMEVDVERSRIGLSLRLTDEPGAPVTRGDRGGRDSGRDGGRDGGQRQGRPQGGGQNGRPRRKQQPHGQREGQRGGQAGSMADALRRAGFGQ, via the coding sequence ATGACCGTACGAGACATCAACGGACAGACGACCACCGCGGCGACGATCGCTGCGACCATCGCGGCGGAGCTCGGTGTCGCCGTCACCCAGGTCACCGCGACCGTGGGCCTGCTGGACGACGGGAACACCGTGCCCTTCATCGCCCGGTACCGCAAGGAGGTCACCGGCGGTCTCGATGATGCGCAGCTGCGCACCCTCGAGACCCGCCTGACCTACCTGCGGGAACTGGAGGCACGCAAGGCCACGGTGCTCGCCGCGATCGAGGAACAGGGCAAGCTCACCGACGAGCTGCGGGACCAGATTCTCCGCTGCGAGACCAAGGCCCGGCTGGAGGATCTGTACCTGCCATTCAGGTCTACCCGACGGACGAAGGCCACCATCGCCCGTGAGGCAGGTCTGGAACCTCTCGTCGAGGCACTGCTCGGCGACTGCCACACCGACCCGGCGGAGCTGGCGGCGTCCTACATCACGGAGGGGTTCGACGACGCCAAGGCGGTGCTCACCGGGGCCCGTTCTATCGTGCTGGAGGAGATTGCCACCGACGCCGACCTGGTCGGTGAGGTCCGGGAACGGTTCTACGCCACGGGGTCGATGACCGCCGGTGTGGTGGCGGGTAAGGAGGCATCCGCGGACGCGCAGAAGTTCCGCGACTACTTCGACTTCTCCGAGTCGTTCACCGAGCTGCCGTCGCACCGCATCCTGGCCCTGCTGCGTGGGGAGGGCGAAGGGGTCCTTCAGCTGACCCTCGACCCCGGTGACGACGAGATTTACCAGGGCATGATCGCCATGGCCCGGGGTCTGGAACCGAAGGGGGACGCCGCCGACCGGTTCCGTGCCGAGTGCGTCCGCTTCGGATGGCGGACGAAGCTGCAGGTCTCCTCAGGTGTGGATGTGCGCACCCGGCTCAAGGAGAAGGCGGACGCCGGCGCCGTGGACGTTTTCGCCCGCAATCTGCGCGACCTGCTGCTCGCCGCTCCGGCCGGTCAGCGCGCCACGCTCGGCCTGGACCCCGGCTACGCCCACGGGGTGAAATGTGCCGTGGTCGATCCGACCGGCAAGGTGCTGGACACGGTCGTGATCTACCCGCATCAGCCCCGTAACCGGTGGAGTGAATCCGTCGACGTGCTTGCCCGGTTGTGTGCCACCCACAACGTGGACCTCATGGCGGTCGGCAACGGCACCGCGTCCCGGGAAACGGAGAAGCTTGCCCGGGAGATCGCGGACAAGGTCTCGGCGGCGACCGGCAGCCGACCGACCCCCGTGGTCGTCTCCGAGGCCGGCGCGTCGGTGTATTCCGCCTCCGAGCTGGCCGCCGAGGAGTTCCCGGACATGGATGTCGCACTGCGCGGGGCGGTGTCCATCGCCCGACGTCTGCAGGATCCGTTGGCCGAGCTGGTGAAGATCGACCCGAAGTCCATCGGCGTCGGGCAGTACCAGCACGACGTCAACCAGGTCATGCTCGCCGACAGCCTGGATTCGGTCGTGGAGGACGCGGTGAACTCCGTCGGAGTGGACGTCAACACCGCCTCCGCACCCCTGCTGCGCCGGGTTGCCGGAATCACCGCGACGCTGGCGGAGAATATCGTCCACCACCGGGAAGCCAACGGTGCGTTCACCTCGCGCCGTCAGCTCAAGGACGTGCCGCGGTTGGGTCCGAAGGCGTTCGAGCAGTGTGCCGGATTCCTGCGGATCCACGGTGCCGCCGATCCCTTGGACGCCTCGGCCGTGCACCCGGAGGCCTACCCGCTGGTCCGGAAGATCACCGGGGCGACCGGGGTGGCGGTGGCCGACCTGGTGGGCAACACCCGGGTGCTGGCGTCCCTACGTCCCGCAGATTTCGCCGACGACACCTTCGGAGTGCCCACGGTCACTGACGTGCTCGCGGAGCTGGACAAGCCGGGCCGTGACCCGCGCCCGGAGTTCCGGACCGCTGAACTGAAGGAGGGGATCGAGAAGATCTCCGACCTTGCCCCGGGGATGGTGCTGGAGGGCACGGTGACTAATGTCGCCGCCTTCGGTGCCTTCATCGACGTGGGAGTGCACCAGGATGGACTGGTGCATGTCTCGGCGATGTCCGACAAGTTCGTGAAGGACCCCCATGAGGTGGTCCGTTCCGGACAGGTCGTGAAGGTCAAGGTCATGGAGGTCGATGTGGAGCGGTCGCGCATCGGTCTGTCGCTGCGCCTCACCGACGAGCCCGGTGCCCCGGTGACTCGGGGGGACCGTGGTGGGCGCGACAGTGGGCGTGACGGTGGGCGCGACGGCGGACAGCGTCAGGGTCGACCGCAGGGTGGCGGACAGAATGGCCGACCCCGGCGGAAGCAGCAGCCGCATGGTCAGCGTGAGGGGCAGCGTGGTGGCCAGGCAGGTTCAATGGCCGATGCTCTGCGCCGGGCCGGCTTCGGGCAGTAG
- the trmD gene encoding tRNA (guanosine(37)-N1)-methyltransferase TrmD: MRIDVVTIFPEYLDPLRHALLGRAIERGILSVGVHDLRSWTHDVHKAVDDTPFGGGPGMVMKPEVWGPALDDVAALAGPAGQDALLESASPHVRGGLRAGKETTVDAAPVEDPDTRPVLIVPTPAGRPFTQDMAQRWSQEERLVFACGRYEGIDQRVFTDAQQRYRVEEVSLGDYVLIGGEVAVLVIAEAVVRLIPGVLGNRASHQEDSFQDGLLEGPSYTKPRVWRDLEVPEVLTSGNHAKVARWRRDQSLHRTLSVRPGLVEDAADAGLLDKADRRTLAALEGSDAWSDPATVPEK, translated from the coding sequence ATGCGCATCGACGTCGTGACCATTTTCCCGGAGTACCTTGACCCGTTGCGGCATGCGTTGCTGGGGCGGGCCATCGAGCGGGGGATTCTTTCGGTGGGTGTCCACGACCTCAGGTCCTGGACCCATGATGTGCACAAGGCCGTTGACGACACCCCCTTCGGCGGCGGCCCCGGAATGGTCATGAAGCCTGAGGTGTGGGGGCCAGCTCTCGACGATGTCGCCGCGCTGGCCGGGCCGGCCGGTCAGGATGCACTGCTGGAATCGGCGTCGCCCCATGTCCGTGGTGGACTGCGCGCGGGCAAGGAGACCACCGTGGACGCCGCCCCGGTGGAGGATCCGGATACCCGCCCCGTCCTCATCGTCCCCACCCCGGCGGGGCGTCCGTTCACCCAGGACATGGCGCAGCGCTGGTCGCAGGAGGAGCGCCTGGTCTTCGCCTGTGGCCGGTACGAGGGGATCGACCAGCGGGTCTTCACCGATGCGCAGCAGCGTTACCGGGTCGAGGAGGTGTCTCTCGGGGACTACGTCCTGATCGGCGGGGAAGTGGCGGTCCTCGTCATCGCTGAAGCCGTGGTCCGGCTGATTCCCGGTGTCCTCGGCAACCGGGCCAGCCACCAGGAGGATTCCTTCCAGGACGGACTCTTGGAGGGCCCGAGCTACACCAAGCCGCGGGTGTGGCGCGACCTGGAGGTGCCTGAGGTGCTCACCTCCGGTAACCATGCGAAGGTTGCCCGGTGGCGCCGTGACCAGTCCCTGCACCGCACCCTGAGTGTGCGTCCCGGTCTTGTCGAGGACGCCGCGGACGCCGGGCTGCTGGACAAGGCCGACCGCCGGACCCTGGCGGCCCTGGAGGGGTCGGACGCCTGGTCGGATCCGGCGACGGTCCCGGAGAAATAG
- a CDS encoding ribosome maturation factor RimM: protein MTELQIGRVIKPHGVRGELVVDATTDDPESRFAGGSVLTGRQGGRGDRGTSGGRELSLTVKSVRPHQGRLLVTVEEIADRTAAESLRGMRFFAPPVFDEDDDGYYDHELEGLRVLDCGPVDEATANARAYEGAEPEPVDIGEVTGVTHGPAGTLLEVTVDADADLPTAGSTILIPFRHAIVPIVDLDNGALVVTPPEGLLDLA from the coding sequence ATGACGGAACTGCAGATCGGCCGGGTCATCAAGCCACACGGGGTACGTGGTGAACTTGTGGTGGACGCCACCACCGATGATCCGGAGTCCCGGTTTGCCGGGGGGAGTGTGCTCACCGGTCGGCAGGGGGGACGCGGCGACCGGGGAACCTCCGGTGGCCGTGAACTCAGCCTCACCGTGAAATCGGTGCGCCCCCACCAGGGGCGCCTGCTCGTCACCGTGGAGGAGATCGCCGACCGGACCGCGGCCGAGTCGCTGCGGGGGATGCGGTTCTTCGCGCCCCCGGTGTTCGACGAGGACGATGACGGCTACTACGACCATGAGTTGGAGGGGCTGCGCGTCCTCGACTGCGGTCCGGTGGATGAGGCAACCGCCAACGCCCGTGCCTATGAGGGTGCCGAGCCGGAGCCGGTGGACATCGGTGAGGTCACCGGGGTGACCCACGGTCCGGCGGGCACACTGCTGGAGGTCACGGTGGATGCCGACGCGGACCTGCCCACGGCCGGGTCGACGATCCTCATCCCCTTCCGTCACGCGATTGTGCCGATCGTGGACCTCGACAACGGTGCACTGGTCGTCACCCCGCCGGAGGGTCTGCTCGACCTGGCCTGA
- the gdhA gene encoding NADP-specific glutamate dehydrogenase, with protein MDVDSTVNGYYEKILQRNAGEPEFHQAVSEVLDSLRYVLRQDPHYADRGLIERLAEPERQIIFRVPWIDDNGQVQVNRGFRVQFNSVLGPYKGGLRFHPSVNLGIIKFLGFEQIFKNSLTGLPIGGGKGGSDFDPKGRSELEIMRFCQSFMTELHRHIGDKVDVPAGDIGVGGREIGYLFGQYRRMTGRHESGTLTGKGLQWGGSLVRTEATGYGCVYFTQEMMAARGERLHGAKVIVSGSGNVAIYAIQKAQELGATVIGFSDSSGYVSCPDGVDVELLKDIKEVRRLRVSDYANEASGVTFHKGGNVWELEADVALPCATQNELDGESAKLLADNGVKYVAEGANMPCTHDAVRVFQKRKIDFAPGKAANAGGVATSALEMQQNASRDSWGFEYTDKRLQDIMRKIFQNTAKTAGEYGVEGDYVVGANIAGFKKVADAMIAQGVI; from the coding sequence ATGGACGTCGATTCCACGGTCAACGGGTACTACGAGAAGATCCTGCAGCGGAACGCCGGTGAGCCGGAGTTCCACCAGGCGGTGTCCGAGGTGCTGGACAGCCTCCGTTACGTCCTGCGGCAGGACCCCCACTACGCTGATCGCGGGCTGATCGAGCGCCTCGCCGAGCCGGAGCGTCAGATCATCTTCCGCGTCCCGTGGATCGATGACAATGGCCAGGTCCAGGTCAACCGTGGCTTCCGGGTCCAGTTCAACTCGGTGCTGGGCCCCTACAAGGGCGGCCTGCGGTTCCACCCTTCGGTCAACCTCGGCATCATCAAGTTCCTCGGCTTCGAACAGATCTTCAAGAACTCCCTGACCGGTCTGCCCATCGGTGGCGGCAAGGGCGGCTCCGACTTCGACCCCAAGGGTCGTAGTGAGCTGGAGATCATGCGCTTCTGCCAGTCCTTCATGACTGAGCTGCACCGCCACATCGGCGACAAGGTCGATGTCCCCGCCGGTGACATCGGCGTCGGTGGCCGAGAGATCGGCTACCTCTTCGGTCAGTACCGCCGGATGACCGGTCGGCACGAGTCCGGCACGCTGACCGGTAAGGGCCTGCAGTGGGGCGGTTCGCTGGTCCGCACCGAGGCCACCGGCTACGGCTGCGTCTACTTCACCCAGGAGATGATGGCCGCTCGCGGTGAGCGTCTCCACGGTGCGAAGGTCATCGTCTCCGGTTCCGGTAACGTCGCCATCTACGCCATCCAGAAGGCCCAGGAACTCGGCGCCACCGTCATCGGTTTCTCCGATTCCTCCGGCTATGTCTCCTGCCCCGACGGCGTCGATGTCGAGCTGCTCAAGGACATCAAGGAGGTGCGTCGTCTGCGGGTCTCCGACTACGCCAACGAGGCCTCCGGCGTCACCTTCCACAAGGGCGGCAACGTCTGGGAGCTGGAGGCGGATGTCGCCCTGCCGTGCGCCACCCAGAACGAGCTCGACGGCGAATCTGCGAAGCTGCTCGCCGACAACGGTGTCAAGTACGTCGCCGAGGGCGCGAACATGCCCTGCACCCACGACGCGGTCCGGGTCTTCCAGAAGCGGAAGATCGACTTCGCCCCGGGCAAGGCGGCTAACGCCGGTGGTGTGGCCACCTCCGCCCTGGAGATGCAGCAGAATGCGTCCCGTGACTCCTGGGGCTTCGAGTACACCGACAAGCGTCTCCAGGACATCATGCGCAAGATCTTCCAGAACACCGCGAAGACCGCCGGCGAGTACGGTGTCGAGGGCGATTACGTCGTCGGTGCGAACATCGCCGGATTCAAGAAGGTGGCGGACGCGATGATCGCCCAGGGCGTCATCTAG
- the rpsP gene encoding 30S ribosomal protein S16, protein MAVKIKLQRLGKIRTPHYRVVIADARTRRSGKVIENIGTYEPKAEPSVIKIDSERAQHWLSVGAQPTEPVLALLKITGDWQKYKGLDGAEGTLKVAEPKPSKLDLFNAALAEAADAPTAEAITSKKREAKAAAEAKAAAEAEAAEAAEETAEAAE, encoded by the coding sequence ATGGCCGTCAAGATCAAGCTCCAGCGTCTCGGTAAGATCCGGACCCCGCACTACCGCGTCGTCATCGCGGACGCCCGCACCCGCCGCTCCGGCAAGGTCATCGAGAATATCGGCACCTACGAGCCGAAGGCCGAGCCGTCCGTGATCAAGATCGACTCTGAGCGCGCCCAGCACTGGCTGTCCGTCGGTGCCCAGCCGACCGAGCCGGTCCTCGCCCTGCTCAAGATCACCGGCGACTGGCAGAAGTACAAGGGCCTCGACGGCGCCGAGGGCACCCTCAAGGTCGCGGAGCCGAAGCCGTCCAAGCTGGACCTCTTCAACGCCGCTCTCGCCGAGGCCGCCGACGCCCCCACCGCCGAGGCCATCACCTCCAAGAAGCGTGAGGCCAAGGCTGCCGCCGAGGCTAAGGCCGCTGCTGAGGCCGAGGCTGCTGAGGCTGCCGAGGAGACCGCCGAGGCTGCGGAGTAG
- the ffh gene encoding signal recognition particle protein: protein MFESLSDRLTGALKGLRDKGRLTEADINATAREIRLALLEADVSLPVVRGFISRVKERASGVIVSEALNPAQQVIKIVDEELKEILGGETRRLTLAKTPPTVIMLAGLQGAGKTTLAGKLAHHLVKQGHTPMLVACDLQRPGAVQQLQIVGERAGVPTFAPDPGTSVDSLDHEMGTSHGDPVAVATAGIEEARHTKHDVVIIDTAGRLGIDEELMTQARNIRDAVNPDEVLFVIDAMIGQDAVTTAEAFRDGVDFTGVVLTKLDGDARGGAALSIREVTGKPILYASTGEKLDDFDIFHPDRMANRILGMGDVLTLIEQAEQVMDQEKAQTAAERMMSGELTLEDFLEQMMMIRRMGPLGNILKMLPGGKQMSQMADNVDEKQLDRIQAIIRGMTPAERNDPNILNASRRKRIANGSGVAVSEVNQLVNRFFDAKKMMGTMAGQMGMGGMTRSATKKKPKGRKGKNGKRKPVKKGPSQPRMPQGMPGMPGMPGMGGGMPSMADLQKMQQQMPPGFENIDLNNLDFGKGSK from the coding sequence GTGTTTGAGTCCTTGTCAGACCGCCTCACCGGTGCCCTCAAGGGGCTGCGGGACAAAGGCCGCCTGACCGAAGCCGACATCAACGCCACCGCCCGGGAAATCCGGCTGGCACTGCTGGAGGCCGATGTCTCGCTGCCCGTGGTCCGTGGCTTCATCAGCCGGGTCAAGGAACGCGCCAGTGGCGTCATCGTCTCCGAGGCGCTGAACCCGGCACAGCAGGTCATCAAGATCGTTGACGAGGAGCTCAAGGAGATTCTCGGTGGTGAGACCAGGCGCCTGACCCTGGCGAAGACCCCGCCGACGGTGATCATGCTTGCCGGTCTGCAGGGTGCCGGTAAGACCACGCTGGCCGGCAAGCTCGCCCACCATCTCGTCAAGCAGGGGCACACTCCGATGCTGGTGGCCTGTGACCTGCAGCGTCCGGGGGCCGTGCAGCAGCTCCAGATCGTCGGTGAACGGGCAGGCGTCCCCACCTTTGCCCCCGATCCGGGCACCTCCGTCGATTCACTCGACCACGAGATGGGCACCAGCCACGGTGATCCTGTGGCTGTGGCCACGGCCGGTATCGAGGAGGCACGTCACACGAAGCACGACGTAGTCATCATCGACACCGCCGGTCGCCTGGGCATCGACGAGGAACTCATGACGCAGGCGCGGAACATCCGCGACGCGGTCAATCCCGACGAGGTCCTCTTCGTCATTGACGCCATGATCGGTCAGGACGCCGTCACCACCGCCGAGGCCTTCCGCGACGGAGTGGACTTCACCGGCGTGGTGCTCACCAAGCTCGACGGTGACGCCCGTGGTGGGGCCGCCCTGTCGATCCGTGAGGTCACCGGCAAGCCGATCCTCTATGCGTCCACCGGTGAGAAGCTCGATGACTTCGACATCTTCCACCCGGACCGGATGGCCAACCGGATCCTCGGTATGGGTGACGTGCTCACCCTCATCGAGCAGGCCGAGCAGGTCATGGACCAGGAGAAGGCCCAGACCGCCGCCGAGCGGATGATGTCCGGTGAGCTCACCCTGGAGGACTTCCTCGAGCAGATGATGATGATCCGTCGGATGGGACCGCTGGGCAATATCCTGAAGATGCTGCCGGGCGGCAAGCAGATGAGCCAGATGGCCGACAATGTCGATGAGAAGCAGCTCGACCGGATCCAGGCCATCATCCGCGGTATGACCCCGGCGGAGCGTAACGACCCGAACATCCTCAACGCCTCGCGACGCAAGCGCATCGCCAACGGTTCCGGCGTTGCGGTGTCCGAGGTCAACCAGCTCGTCAACCGGTTCTTCGACGCGAAGAAGATGATGGGCACGATGGCCGGCCAGATGGGTATGGGCGGTATGACACGGTCGGCGACGAAGAAGAAGCCGAAGGGACGCAAGGGGAAGAACGGTAAGCGGAAGCCTGTGAAGAAGGGGCCCTCGCAGCCGAGGATGCCGCAGGGTATGCCGGGTATGCCGGGCATGCCAGGGATGGGCGGCGGTATGCCGTCGATGGCAGACCTGCAGAAGATGCAGCAGCAGATGCCCCCGGGATTCGAGAACATCGACCTCAATAACCTCGATTTCGGTAAAGGGTCGAAGTAA